In one Rutidosis leptorrhynchoides isolate AG116_Rl617_1_P2 chromosome 8, CSIRO_AGI_Rlap_v1, whole genome shotgun sequence genomic region, the following are encoded:
- the LOC139861107 gene encoding 23.6 kDa heat shock protein, mitochondrial-like has product MASLRVLKHLVTKSGILFRPASSVATSYRFLNSEAIHRNCDLNSDVGNLRDLSPKPSFFPDVFNRFSTTRKLQRVIKRTTEVIRTDSSWIRPADTVENDEGLYVTIYMSNVIGENVKVRVNDNTVFIEGRDLDQFIKYRCWVDLPDIDSPVKIYNPREIKVEMWTYVGTLKLFVPKLKKEEMAYNVNVQEFKNKPVGAC; this is encoded by the exons ATGGCTTCTTTGCGTGTTTTGAAACATCTCGTCACCAAATCCGGTATCTTATTCCGTCCGGCGTCCTCTGTGGCAACATCCTATCGGTTTTTAAACTCGGAAGCTATTCACCGTAATTGCGATCTGAACTCCGATGTAGGGAATCTCCGTGATCTTTCTCCCAAGCCGTCTTTCTTCCCAG ATGTGTTTAATCGATTTTCAACCACCAGGAAGCTGCAACGAGTAATAAAGAGAACGACCGAGGTAATCCGTACTGATTCATCATGGATTCGGCCTGCCGACACAGTAGAAAATGATGAAGGCTTGTacgtaaccatatatatgtctaacGTGATTGGGGAGAATGTGAAGGTAAGGGTTAATGACAACACAGTGTTCATCGAAGGCAGAGATTTAGACCAATTTATAAAGTATAGGTGTTGGGTAGATTTACCCGATATTGATTCACCAGTTAAGATCTATAACCCTAGAGAAATCAAGGTAGAGATGTGGACATACGTGGGAACCTTAAAGCTATTTGTTCCAAAGTTGAAAAAAGAGGAGATGGCGTACAATGTTAACGTTCAAGAGTTTAAGAACAAACCCGTAGGCGCGTGTTGA